In Marinilabiliales bacterium, the genomic window TGATTGCCCCATCTCTTACCTGGAAGTAAGTGTCGTTGTTAAAAGCAAACTCTGTCCCGGCTTCTATGGTAAGCTCAATTTCGGAGATACGGATCCTGTCATTCACGATATAAGGCACCCCGGAATTCTTCCATGTCACGTTCCGCACGTTGTAATCTCCTGAATAGATTACTATACCATCAGTTTCATTACCGGTATAAGCGGAGCTTCCATCAAAATACTCAATTCCGGTTGCCGGTATAATGCCACTTATCTTGTTTCCGGTATAGTTGTTATTTACGGAAGCAGGTAATTCAGAAGGATCTCTCACATATATTCCGGCATCGGCACTGTGCCTGAAGATGCTGTTTGAGACAGTTACACGGGCAGCTTCGGATGAGATTCTTCCGCCAACAACCAGGTTTGCTGTTCGTGACTGTGTGGACCAGTATGTGCCACCACCACCGTATTCGATGATTACATGGTCAAGGATATTCGCAGTGCTTTGCGTCTCCCTGATCTGGACGCCTCTCCACCATCCCGGGGTCTCTTCAGTCGCTGTCAGCAGGATCTGGTCCTCTGCCGTGCCCTCTGCCGATATAATACTTCCATCCTGTACAATGAGCGAAGCATCTTCTGCAAAACTAAGCCTGGTACCTGGGGCAATTGTTAGTGTTGACTGGTTCAATATGCGCATACGGCTGGTCACAAAATACTCGAACGGAGCCGACAAGACCAGGTCTTCGCTGAAGTCGCCCGATATCTTTAACGGCGGAAGAAGTACTGCATTAATAACATGCACGATTCCATTTACTGCATGAATATCAGCCGAACTTATTAAGGCATTATTGTTAAGGAATATCTCCTCACCGTCGACAGTAACAATTATTTCAGCTCCCTCAAGCATGGGTTTGAGTACTGACCCGCCCGCAATATCCGAAGCCCTGAGAATAGTTTCTCCTATTACGTGGTAAAGCAGTATATCAAGGAGGATATTATCGGGTATGTCATCCAAAGAATTGTAAGCGGATGCTGCAAACAGGTCCTCAAAAGCTTCATCGTTTGGAGCCATGAGGGTAAGTGACAAATTTTCATCTGAAAGGAATGCAACAAGTTCAGGAAATCTTAAAACTGCCTCGGTAAGAATGGAAAAACCTTCAGTATTTTCTGCAAGTTCAAAAATGGTTGCCATGTCACTTGCATCAATGGCCAGGATATTGATTTCATCGCTGTCGGAGCCATAATCGTTCTCAACAGTAAGCCTGATTGAATACTCACCTTCAATGTCCGGGGTAAACCTGGCCGTAATTGAGGCAGCATCAACTATTACAGCTTCGCTCCCTTCGGGAGTTGTAACAAAAGACCAGTCCGCCTGGAAGCCTTCTCCCGACTCATCAACAGTGCCGGTCCCGTCCAGAATTACCTCTTCACCCGCAAAAACCTCCCGGTCATCTCCTGCATTTGCTATTATGCCGAAATCGGGTGAAACCTCATCATCCTCGCAGGATGTAACAAAAAACAACAAAACCGTGAATATAAGTCCAAAAACCTTTTTCATGTTTATTAAGTTTAAATTTAAATAGCATCGCTTTCTATTACTACATACATGAAAAAGGCTCATCACGGCTCAAAAACCGTGAAAAATGTAGAAATTTGATTGCCGGGAGATCAGTCGAAAACGGGAAGAGGCGTCGTTTCAGTTGAAGGAGGCAATACGGGAATAAGCCTGGCATATTCGGGAACTTCCCCCGAAAGGGATTCCATAAAACTTACAAGGTCGTTTAACTGGTCATCGGTAAGTTTAACATCAAGCTGAGACATGGCAACAACCCTGGTTGCCTCCCTCAGTGACCACTCGCTTCCGTCATGAAAGTAGGGGAAGGTTTCTGCAACATTTAAAAGGGAAGGCACTTTAAAGAAATGCTTATCCTCTTCCCGGCCGGTAAATTCAAACCTTCCAAGGTCAGGTTCAGCATCGCCGGAAAGTTCCCGGGGAGTTATAGACTTTGCGAATGTATGGCCTCCAAGAGTCTCCCTGACATGGCATGTGGTACATCCGACATCAATAAATGTAACCAAACCCCGTAGTTCATCTTCGGAAAGTGCACTCATATCACCTTTCAGAAAGCTGTCAAATGGCGAAAAGGTAAGCAGTATCCGCTCAAATGCACCTATGGCGATGCCAACATTCTCATAAACCAGGGGCTCCTGCTGCTCAGGGAATGCCCTCCTGAAACGTTCAACATATTCAGGTATTGAACCAATAACTGCAAGAACATGCTCTTCCGACGAGGCCATTTCAACGGGGTCAAGGATTGGCATAAGTGCCTGTGATTCAACATCCGGCTCCCTGCCGTCAAGAAACTGTGAACTATGCAACGCTGCGTTCAGCACTGTTGGAGCATTTCTGGGACCTTTCTGCCACATGTGGCCGATTGATACAGGCAGATTATCGACACCTGCCAGGCCAAAATTATGACAGGTGTGGCAGCTGATCAGGCCGCTTTTGGAGAGTCTGGGTTCATAATAGAGCATCTTACCAAGCTCGATAAGCTCGTCACAAGCCTCTTCCCCTTCTTTGAATGCATTCTCAGGCATGGGTCGAAAAAAAACCAGTGCCTGTTCATGAATGACCTGTTCTTGACTCATTTCAGAAGGTCTTTGTCCGTTGCAATTACTGAACATGAAAATAATAAAAGCTGTCAGCGAACCGGAAAGCACCAATGCAGGAACCAAATGCGATCTCATTTTCAATGATTTGTGTTTTTAATGAATGCAATATATAAAAACATAAGGCATTTTTTATAAGATCATTCAAGGAAAGGCATCAATATATATTAAGATTAAATCCCGATCAGGAGTGGCGTTCTTCAAGAACGTCAACGACGCTTTTGAGGGACTGTCCACGATGTCGCAGGAGAACCATCAGATGATACAACAGGTCGGCAGCCTCACCAAGTAATTCCCTGTCACGGCCGCCAACAGCTTCAATCACAAGTTCAACAGCTTCTTCACCCACTTTCTGGGCAATCTTCTCCACACCCGACCTGAACAATGTTGTTGTATAGGATCCATCAGGCAACTCCCTCTTTCGCTGAGCAATCACCTCATCCAGAACTTTAAGAAATCCGATATTCTTGTTTCTCTCTTCGCCAAAACAGGTATCACTGCCGGTATGGCATACCGGTCCGGCCGGCTCAGCCTTCAGCAACAGTGTATCACCATCGCAGTCCGTTGATATGGAGACAACCTTCAACCAGTTTCCGCTGGTTTCACCTTTAACCCATAGTTTCTTTCTTGACCTGCTGTAAAAGGTTGCCTTACCTGTTTTCTTTGTGAGGTCAAGAGCTTCCCTGTTCATCCAGGCATGCATCAGAACCTGCTTTGTCAGGGAGTCCTGGACTATGACGGGAACCAGCCCGCCGCACTTTTCAAAATCTGTTTCCATGATATTTATAATCTTACCGGTACATTGTTACTGCTTAAATATTGCTTTAAATCAGGTATTGATATCTCATTGTAATGAAATACACTGGCAGCCAGTGCGGCATCAGCCTTCCCCTCAGTAAAGGCCTCCAGGAAATGTTCGGGTTTTCCTGCTCCTCCTGAGGCAATTACAGGCACAGGTAACTTCTCCGACATAAGTGCAAGCTCCCTGCATGCATAGCCTGTTTTCACCCCGTCATGGTCCATTGATGTAAAGAGTATCTCACCCGCTCCCCTGTCGCACACCTCAGATGCCCATTCAAACAGTTCGCGGTCGGTCACTATCCGCCCTCCGCTTCTGTATACAACCCACTTACCATCATGGTTCTTGGCATCAATTGCCACCACAAGGAACTGGCTTCCGAAAGATTTTGCCACCTGGTCGATCAGTGCGGGATCAAGTATCGCAGCTGAATTAACACTGATCTTGTCAGCCCCGGCCTCCAGCAGTATCCCGGCATCGGCAATTCCGTTCACACCTCCTCCAACAGTAAATGGTATGTTTATAGTCTCAGCTACATTTCTTACAAGACCGGTCAGAAGCTTTCTCTTTTCATGGGTAGCTGTAATATCGAGGTAAACCAGCTCATCTGCCCCCTGTTCCGAATACCATGCACCATGCTCAACAGGATCGCCAATCTCCTGCAGGTTAACAAAATTAACACCTTTCACAACCTTGCCGTCAAGTACATCCAGGCAGGGAATAATTCTTTTTGCAAGCATATCGATCAATTATCTGTTATACAAAGAAATTTTTAAGGTCGTCAAACCTGATTTTACCTTCATACCATGCCTTTCCAAAAACCACTGCCGGGATACCGGACTCATCAAGTAATCCTATATCACCTGCAGATCCGACACCTCCGCTTGCTATCAGGAAAAGGCCCGGATAGTTTTCCATGATTTTTTTGTACAGGCCTACCGAGGTCCCCGACAGCATCCCGTCACGCTCAATATCAGTGCAAAGAACAGTTGAAATACCCTTTTTCATCATTTTCCCGATAAATTCGATCAGGGGTATCCCGGCATCCTCTTTCCATCCGGAAATGACAATCTTTTCATCCCTGGCATCAGCAGCAAGCAGGATCCTATTTCCTGCATATTCTGCCAGCACCCTGTCCAATTCGTCTTCGTTTTTTACTGCCATACTTCCAATGCAAACCATTGATGCACCTGCACTGAATATGGACCTGACATCTGCCAGATCCTTTATCCCGCCTCCAAAATCAGTGAACAGGGCAGTTCTTGCCGAAATTTTTTCCAACACCTTCAGATGGGTCAGCCGGCCCTTGCCCGCACCTTCAAGATCGACTATATGCAGTCGCCTGAAGCCAAGGTCCTCAAATTTTTTCGCCAGGTCAACCGGATCATCCCGGTAAATCGTTTTCGAATTGAAATTCCCCTTTTCAAGCCTGACACATTTGCCCTCTATCAGGTCTATTGCCGGTATCAGTTCAATCATAATTGAATAAATCTTTGTAATATTTTTTCGCCGTAACTTCCTGATTTTTCAGGATGATATTGCGTTGCAAAAAAATTATCCCGCTCAAGTGATGCTGAAAACCTGCACCCGTAATCACTGACGGCAGTAGTATTCATTACCTCGGGTACATAATAGGAATGAACAAAATAGACAAACTCCCTGCCGGCTGAATTGTCATAGAGATACCCACGGAGATCTTCCAGTTCATTCCATCCCATATGGGGAACTTTCCCCGTCCTGAACCTGACCACATCGGCATCAAAAATGCCGAGGCAACTTGTATTCCCTTCCTCGGAAAACCGGCACATAAGCTGCATGCCAAGACATATGCCCAATACAGGCTGCTTCAGCTCTTTAATTACAGAATCAAGTCCCCTCTCCCTGAGATGCTCCATAGTGCCTGACGCTTCACCCACTCCGGGAAAAATGACCTTGCCTGCGTTTCTGATCTTTTCATGATCATCAGTTATCTCAGAAGATAACCCGAGTCGCTGCAGTGCAAAATCAACCGACCTGATATTGCCGGCATTATACCTTATAATGACTATATCGTTTCTGCTATTCACCTCAAGTGTGTTTGGTCCAATATTTTTTTTAACTACTAAAGCATTCCCTTTGTCGTCGGCAACTCCTGGTTCAGTGGTTCCCTCCTCACAGCCATACGGATTGACCGTGCAAACGCCTTGAAAATGGCTTCTATCTTGTGATGTTCATTTTTTCCGGCAGCCCTGACGTACAGATTGCATCTGGCTTCTTCACTAAAAGAGTGGAAGAAGTGGGAAAACATTTCGGTAGGAACATCACCTATCTTTTCGCGATTGAAATCAGCCTCCCAGTTAAGCCATGACCGGCCGCCAAAATCAATCCCGCACAGAACTGCCGCATCATCCATAGGCAAAAAAAATCCGTACCGTTCAATCCCTGTTTTGTTTCCGAGAGCTTTAAGAAATGCCTGGCCCAGAGCCAGTCCCGTATCCTCGATTGTATGATGTTCGTCCCGGTGCAGGTCTCCCCTGACCCTTATATCCAGGTTGCAACCGGAATGTCTTGCGATCTGTTCCAGCATATGATCAAAGAAACCGAGCCCGGTTTCAATTTTAGATTTTCCTGTCCCATCAAGGGATAGATCAATCTCTATCTTCGTTTCAGATGTTTCCCTTCTGACAGTGGCAGTTCGCTCAGGCAGTAAAAGGTGCATGAAGATCTCATTCCATGAGGCTGTTACAAGTGAGCAACTCTTTTCAAGCGAAGCCTGCCTGACCTCTGCAATTCTTTCCGGGCTGCCTATCAATATTCCTTTGCATCCAAGATTGTCAGCCAGCTGAATGTCAGTCAGCCTGTCTCCGATAACAAAAGAATTTCCCAGATCATAGTCCCCTTCAAGGTATTTGCCTAAAAGTCCTGTTCCGGGCTTCCTTGTAGGAAGATTATCTTCGGGTAATGACCTGTCGATCAGAATTTCGTCAAAAACAACGCCTTCATTTTCGAAAGCCTTGAGCATCTTTTCCTGGACTGACAGGAAATCCTCCTCAGGATAACTTTCACTGCCAAGTCCGTCCTGGTTGGACACAATAACCAGCTCATAGTCCAGGTTTTTTCGAATATTGTACATCGCCCTGAATACACCAGGCAGGTATTCCAGCTTCGCGAGTGAGTCAACCTGATAGTCATCAGGGGGCTCAACTATCAGCGTGCCGTCGCGGTCAATAAATAATGCCTTCTTCATCTGTCTGTTTTTATGAGTGATTTTTGTGCGATCTTTCATATTCTCCGAGGGCATCAAGAAGAATGTCTGTCTCCTCATGGCTGCCTACTGTAATTCGCAGGCAATTACTGCATCCTGTTGCCGAAGAACGGTTTCTCACTATTATGTTTATGTCTACAAGATAACTGTATAGATCTTCGGCATCATCAACCTTAACAAGTATGAAGTTCGCGTCAGACGGATAGACTTTTTTAACAAAAGAATAATTATTAAGTCTTTCAAAAAGCATTGACCTTGTATCAATAATCCCGGCAACAACCTGATCTTTCAACCTGCAATCATGCAATGTTCTTACGGCCTCGTCAATTGTGAGTGAATTGACATTGTATGGGGGCTTTATTTTATTAAGAACATCAATTATTTCCCTTCCGGCGAATGCCATTCCAAGTCTTATCCCTGCCCTCCCCCAGGCCTTGGAAAGCGTACGTAAAACAACCAAATTCGGGATCTTCAGTACATCGTCAATAAAAGCCTGAGTTCCGGAAAAATCGATATAAGCTTCATCTATAACCAGTATGCCACCGAACCAGTCCAGTATTCCAAGAACTTCACTGCGCATGAAACTATTTCCGGTAGGATTGTTTGGCGAGCACAGGAATATTATCCTGGTATTGCCATCCGCAACTTCCCTGAGCGCTTCCGTATTCAGAGAAAAATCCTCATTTAATTGAGCTTTGCGGTATTCAGCCCCATTAATGGCAGCAGCCACCTCATACATTCCATAACTTGGGTCAGGTGCTACAACGTTATCTGTACCGGGCTCACAAAATGCCCTCATCAGCAGGTCAATGGCTTCATCGCTCCCGTTCCCGGCAAAAATATTGTCAGCAGGGAGCTGCGTCATATCTGAAATAACTTTTTTAAGATATCGCTGTCGCGGATCGGGATACCTGTTCAGGGGACGGAAATAGGGATTCTCATTGGCATCCAGAAATACCGCATTATCACCCTCAAACTCATCGCGGGCTGATGAATAAGGTTTAAGCTCCCTGATATTTTTCCTGATCAGTGAATTGACTGATTCCATGATTCATTGGTTTTATTCATCAGATAATCGAGACGTACCTTTACGGCCTGCCTGTGAGCCTCAAGCTCTTCTGCCTGGGCCATAAACTCAATTACGGGTCCGAGGGCCCTTATCCCGTCGGGTGTAATTTCCTGGAAACTGGTCCGCTTCATAAAAGCACCGGTTCCGACACCGCTCCAGGCCCTTGCAAAACCATTTGTCGGAAGCGTATGGTTGGTACCTGATGCATAGTCTCCCGCACTCTCCGGCGTGTAGTTTCCAAGAAAAACAGATCCGGCGTTCAATACCCTGTCAGCAAGTTCATTGTAATTTTCAGTTGCAATAATAAGGTGTTCAGGAGCATAGGCATTAGTAAAATCCATCAGTTCATCATAGGTGTCAAACAGGAGAATACGGCAATATTTCAGGGCTTCTGATGCTATATCGCGCCTTGGCAGACGGTTCATAAGGCGCTCAATCTCAATTTTAACCTTTTCAATTATTGTGTTGTCAGTGGTCAACAGCATCACCTGGCTGTCTTCGCCATGTTCAGCCTGGGATAGGAGATCAGCAGCCACAAAAGAGGAGGGAACGGTATTGTCAGCTATCACGGCAACTTCTGAGGGACCAGCAGGAAGGTCAATAGCAACTCCATAACTTGTTGCAATCTGCTTCGCCATTGTAACCCATTGGTTTCCAGGACCAAATATCTTGTCAACCCTGGGAATTGTCTCCGTGCCCCATGCCATTGCAGCAACAGCCTGTGCCCCTCCGGTACGGTAAACAGTGGTTACATTTGAAATTGAGGCTGCATAAAGTATTGCCGGATGGATCTCGCCATTGCCACCTGGAGGCGTGCAGATGATTACCTCCCTGCAACCGGCAATATGTGCCGGTATGGCAAGCATCAGGACCGTTGAGAACAACGGGGCTGTGCCACCGGGAATGTACAAACCTACCTTTTCAATCGGAAGATACTTCATCGTACACTCTACTCCGGGCATGGTGGTAACTTTCACTTCAGCAGGTTTCTGTGCCCTGTGAAAAGCTTCAATGTTACCCGCTGCCAGCTTTATTGCATCCTTCAGCCGGCCGTCAAGGAGGTCTGCCGACTTCCTGATTTCTTCATCAGCAACCCGCAGATCAGACACCTCAGCACCATCAAACTGCCGGCTGAATTTTTTAAGCGCATCATCACCTTCACGCTTTACCATGTCCATTATATCCCGGACATCCTTTTCCAGCTTTGAATTGTCAATATGAGGCCGCCTGCAAAGCTCCTCCCATTGCCCGAAAGGGGGATTGATAAAAATCTCCATTGCTACAGAATTATATTATACAATCATTTTCTCTATCGGTATGACAAGAATGCCCTGGGCACCATACTCACGCAGCTTTCCTATCACCTGCCAGAAATCGTTTTCATTTACTACCGAATGAACAGAACTCCAGCCTTTAAGGGCCAGTGGCAGGACAGTCGGACTCTTCATGCCCGGTATAGCTTCTATTATCTTATCCAGCTTGTCATCCGGGGCATTAAGCAGGATATACTTGTTGTTTCTTGATGCCAGTACAGTCCTGAGCCTGAACAAAAACTCCTCCATAATTCCGGCTTTGCGTCCGGCAAGCGCCGGAGAACCAAGTAAAACAGCTTCCGAGTCCATTATTCTCTCGACCTCTTTCAACCCGTTGCTCAGAAGAGTGCTTCCTGAGCTGACTATGTCAAATATACCGTCTGCCAGTCCGATCCCGGTTGCAATTTCCACTGATCCGGCAATTACGTGTATATCGGCCTTTATTCCTTTTTTGTCAAGCCAGCACCTCAGAATATTAGGATAAGAAGTTGCAATTCTCTTTCCTGCGAAAAACGATGTTCCTTTATAATCAACCGATTTCTGAACGGCCAGCGAAAGCCTGCACCTGGCGAAACCAAGTCTCTCATGGATCTCCAGTGCAACATCCGATTCGGCAAAAACATTCTCCCCGACAATGCCGGCGTCTGCTACCCCGTCAGCAATATATTTCGGTATATCATCATCCCGGAGGAACAGGATCTCAACAGGGAAATTTGATGATGGTGAAATCAGTTTCCGAGAACCGTTTCCCAGGTTTATCCCTGCTTCAGATATGATTTCCAGCGATTTCTCACTTAACCTTCCTGATTTTTGAATTGCGATTTTTAGCTTTTCCATAAATTTATCTGACTAATATTAATAAAAAAAAGGCCTGCAAACAGTATGCAGACCTTTTAAAGTATATCTTTACGCCTGGCGGCAATTCTGCATACCTATTCAACATCACAATGATGATGATAATGCAGGAAAGCCGTCATTGAATTAATGGTCATATCAATATTATTTCTGCATGCAATATTATATATTTATTTCATAAAAAAGATATAATTCTTAAAAAATGTCAGAAAAAGGGTATATAACCTCTGAGAAGATAAGTATAAGAGAACTGGCCAAAACCAGCGAATCCCCACTCCTCCAGCGGATGCCCGGTGTTGTATTCAAATTGATTGAAAAAATAATAATGCAGGATGAGATCAACAGGATAATTGATGAATACCGGGATTATAAGGGAGTTGATTTCCTGCCAGTTATGCTTGAAGATATAAACATACGCCCTGTTATAAAGGGAATTGAAAATTTACCCGGTAATGGCCGGTGTTTTTTCGTTGCCAACCACCCATACGGGGTAGCTGACGGCTTGCTCATAACGTGGCTGGTGTCTTCCAGGTATGGTGACCTAAGGGCAATAGGAAATGATGTCTTTATGCTTATCCCACAGTTAAGGCCTCTTATAGCTGCAGTAGATGTATTTGGCAGGAGCAGCTACAGGGAATATATCCGCGAGCTGGACAAGGTATACAAATCTGACATACCCATTACACATTTTCCTGCCGGCTTGGTTTCCAGATACACAAATTTCAGGGTTCAGGACAGCATGTGGCATAAAAGCTTTATCACAAAGGCAATTGAATGCAAACGGGATATTGTACCCCTGTACTTCCCCGGAAGGAATTCATTTATTTTTTACCTAATCAGCTTTCTGAGAAATCTGTTTTTTATAAAGGTCAATCTTGAACTGTCACTTCTACCGAGAGAATTCTTCAATAAGAGAAACAAGAGCCTTGAGGTCATAATCAGGAAACCGATTTCCTGGAAAATATTTGACAAATCAAAAACTCCCCAGGAATGGGCCGGATGGGTCAGGGAACAGACTTATAAGCCTGATTACTATTAACAGTCTGCGTGTAATGCTTCTCCGGCAATAATTGTGTGAACCATAACAATTATTAATTGTTCATAAAGTGGGTAAAATCTCCATAAAGATGAACATGAAAAAGGAAACATGGATGGTAGATGGTATGTCGTGTGCATCATGTGCGGCAAATGTGGGAAATCTACTGCAAAAAGAGAAAGGTGTGCGGTTCGCAGATGTTAACCTTGCAACAGGTACAGTTATAGTTG contains:
- a CDS encoding fasciclin domain-containing protein, with the protein product MMSLFHVCSNRKRCYLNLNLINMKKVFGLIFTVLLFFVTSCEDDEVSPDFGIIANAGDDREVFAGEEVILDGTGTVDESGEGFQADWSFVTTPEGSEAVIVDAASITARFTPDIEGEYSIRLTVENDYGSDSDEINILAIDASDMATIFELAENTEGFSILTEAVLRFPELVAFLSDENLSLTLMAPNDEAFEDLFAASAYNSLDDIPDNILLDILLYHVIGETILRASDIAGGSVLKPMLEGAEIIVTVDGEEIFLNNNALISSADIHAVNGIVHVINAVLLPPLKISGDFSEDLVLSAPFEYFVTSRMRILNQSTLTIAPGTRLSFAEDASLIVQDGSIISAEGTAEDQILLTATEETPGWWRGVQIRETQSTANILDHVIIEYGGGGTYWSTQSRTANLVVGGRISSEAARVTVSNSIFRHSADAGIYVRDPSELPASVNNNYTGNKISGIIPATGIEYFDGSSAYTGNETDGIVIYSGDYNVRNVTWKNSGVPYIVNDRIRISEIELTIEAGTEFAFNNDTYFQVRDGAIIRAHGEQGNPVMFTATENTPGWWRGFNIQGSMSTQNVLDHVIIEYAGGNGFWSTHNTYANLVIGGRIASEAARLRVTNSVFRNSEEHGLHLTSSSEMPASSGNIYTDNMRAPVFMGQSGMHFMDGGSSFTGNNGNDHILVVRQGETSGNITWNKLDVPYRAREELRIFETELTIEAGAVFEFENGAGLAFRDNTVISIEGTSDDPVLFTGSEKVEGWWKGLLLSNTPSSQNTIDNVIIEYGGGGSYWSTHNQLANLVIGGRTGSDAARVSVTNSIFRNSGDYGIVISAESDVNDDLCTENVFEGNQGGNCFFR
- a CDS encoding cytochrome-c peroxidase, with the translated sequence MRSHLVPALVLSGSLTAFIIFMFSNCNGQRPSEMSQEQVIHEQALVFFRPMPENAFKEGEEACDELIELGKMLYYEPRLSKSGLISCHTCHNFGLAGVDNLPVSIGHMWQKGPRNAPTVLNAALHSSQFLDGREPDVESQALMPILDPVEMASSEEHVLAVIGSIPEYVERFRRAFPEQQEPLVYENVGIAIGAFERILLTFSPFDSFLKGDMSALSEDELRGLVTFIDVGCTTCHVRETLGGHTFAKSITPRELSGDAEPDLGRFEFTGREEDKHFFKVPSLLNVAETFPYFHDGSEWSLREATRVVAMSQLDVKLTDDQLNDLVSFMESLSGEVPEYARLIPVLPPSTETTPLPVFD
- a CDS encoding bifunctional phosphoribosyl-AMP cyclohydrolase/phosphoribosyl-ATP diphosphatase HisIE, which codes for METDFEKCGGLVPVIVQDSLTKQVLMHAWMNREALDLTKKTGKATFYSRSRKKLWVKGETSGNWLKVVSISTDCDGDTLLLKAEPAGPVCHTGSDTCFGEERNKNIGFLKVLDEVIAQRKRELPDGSYTTTLFRSGVEKIAQKVGEEAVELVIEAVGGRDRELLGEAADLLYHLMVLLRHRGQSLKSVVDVLEERHS
- the hisF gene encoding imidazole glycerol phosphate synthase subunit HisF, translating into MLAKRIIPCLDVLDGKVVKGVNFVNLQEIGDPVEHGAWYSEQGADELVYLDITATHEKRKLLTGLVRNVAETINIPFTVGGGVNGIADAGILLEAGADKISVNSAAILDPALIDQVAKSFGSQFLVVAIDAKNHDGKWVVYRSGGRIVTDRELFEWASEVCDRGAGEILFTSMDHDGVKTGYACRELALMSEKLPVPVIASGGAGKPEHFLEAFTEGKADAALAASVFHYNEISIPDLKQYLSSNNVPVRL
- the hisA gene encoding 1-(5-phosphoribosyl)-5-[(5-phosphoribosylamino)methylideneamino]imidazole-4-carboxamide isomerase, with the protein product MIELIPAIDLIEGKCVRLEKGNFNSKTIYRDDPVDLAKKFEDLGFRRLHIVDLEGAGKGRLTHLKVLEKISARTALFTDFGGGIKDLADVRSIFSAGASMVCIGSMAVKNEDELDRVLAEYAGNRILLAADARDEKIVISGWKEDAGIPLIEFIGKMMKKGISTVLCTDIERDGMLSGTSVGLYKKIMENYPGLFLIASGGVGSAGDIGLLDESGIPAVVFGKAWYEGKIRFDDLKNFFV
- the hisH gene encoding imidazole glycerol phosphate synthase subunit HisH gives rise to the protein MNSRNDIVIIRYNAGNIRSVDFALQRLGLSSEITDDHEKIRNAGKVIFPGVGEASGTMEHLRERGLDSVIKELKQPVLGICLGMQLMCRFSEEGNTSCLGIFDADVVRFRTGKVPHMGWNELEDLRGYLYDNSAGREFVYFVHSYYVPEVMNTTAVSDYGCRFSASLERDNFFATQYHPEKSGSYGEKILQRFIQL
- the hisB gene encoding bifunctional histidinol-phosphatase/imidazoleglycerol-phosphate dehydratase HisB; its protein translation is MKKALFIDRDGTLIVEPPDDYQVDSLAKLEYLPGVFRAMYNIRKNLDYELVIVSNQDGLGSESYPEEDFLSVQEKMLKAFENEGVVFDEILIDRSLPEDNLPTRKPGTGLLGKYLEGDYDLGNSFVIGDRLTDIQLADNLGCKGILIGSPERIAEVRQASLEKSCSLVTASWNEIFMHLLLPERTATVRRETSETKIEIDLSLDGTGKSKIETGLGFFDHMLEQIARHSGCNLDIRVRGDLHRDEHHTIEDTGLALGQAFLKALGNKTGIERYGFFLPMDDAAVLCGIDFGGRSWLNWEADFNREKIGDVPTEMFSHFFHSFSEEARCNLYVRAAGKNEHHKIEAIFKAFARSIRMAVRREPLNQELPTTKGML
- the hisC gene encoding histidinol-phosphate transaminase — translated: MESVNSLIRKNIRELKPYSSARDEFEGDNAVFLDANENPYFRPLNRYPDPRQRYLKKVISDMTQLPADNIFAGNGSDEAIDLLMRAFCEPGTDNVVAPDPSYGMYEVAAAINGAEYRKAQLNEDFSLNTEALREVADGNTRIIFLCSPNNPTGNSFMRSEVLGILDWFGGILVIDEAYIDFSGTQAFIDDVLKIPNLVVLRTLSKAWGRAGIRLGMAFAGREIIDVLNKIKPPYNVNSLTIDEAVRTLHDCRLKDQVVAGIIDTRSMLFERLNNYSFVKKVYPSDANFILVKVDDAEDLYSYLVDINIIVRNRSSATGCSNCLRITVGSHEETDILLDALGEYERSHKNHS
- the hisD gene encoding histidinol dehydrogenase, whose amino-acid sequence is MEIFINPPFGQWEELCRRPHIDNSKLEKDVRDIMDMVKREGDDALKKFSRQFDGAEVSDLRVADEEIRKSADLLDGRLKDAIKLAAGNIEAFHRAQKPAEVKVTTMPGVECTMKYLPIEKVGLYIPGGTAPLFSTVLMLAIPAHIAGCREVIICTPPGGNGEIHPAILYAASISNVTTVYRTGGAQAVAAMAWGTETIPRVDKIFGPGNQWVTMAKQIATSYGVAIDLPAGPSEVAVIADNTVPSSFVAADLLSQAEHGEDSQVMLLTTDNTIIEKVKIEIERLMNRLPRRDIASEALKYCRILLFDTYDELMDFTNAYAPEHLIIATENYNELADRVLNAGSVFLGNYTPESAGDYASGTNHTLPTNGFARAWSGVGTGAFMKRTSFQEITPDGIRALGPVIEFMAQAEELEAHRQAVKVRLDYLMNKTNESWNQSIH
- a CDS encoding ATP phosphoribosyltransferase — translated: MEKLKIAIQKSGRLSEKSLEIISEAGINLGNGSRKLISPSSNFPVEILFLRDDDIPKYIADGVADAGIVGENVFAESDVALEIHERLGFARCRLSLAVQKSVDYKGTSFFAGKRIATSYPNILRCWLDKKGIKADIHVIAGSVEIATGIGLADGIFDIVSSGSTLLSNGLKEVERIMDSEAVLLGSPALAGRKAGIMEEFLFRLRTVLASRNNKYILLNAPDDKLDKIIEAIPGMKSPTVLPLALKGWSSVHSVVNENDFWQVIGKLREYGAQGILVIPIEKMIV